Proteins from a genomic interval of Caulobacter rhizosphaerae:
- a CDS encoding aspartate/glutamate racemase family protein, giving the protein MESRRRLLIVNPNTSARITGMIEARVRLQLKDCFVLRTATAGFGFDYVASRAGIAVAGHAVLDAVAKALAEGDRPDAILLACFGDPGFDALAEVCDMPVVGFAEAGLHAAAALSGPFIAATRGRVWREVILELAQKLGIAGHLAGVETIDHLTDDPTRIAAFLATRARETGARRVLMGGAGLIPNHDAIAAASEVPVLDAHRAAIEKLARCAEAAGASGRPRPDAVQVAGVSGPLEQLLARSGLALPAAPD; this is encoded by the coding sequence ATGGAATCCCGCCGCCGACTGCTGATCGTCAACCCCAATACCTCGGCGAGGATCACCGGGATGATCGAAGCGCGCGTCCGCTTGCAACTCAAAGACTGCTTCGTGCTGCGAACCGCGACCGCGGGGTTCGGCTTTGATTATGTCGCCTCGCGCGCGGGCATTGCGGTGGCGGGACATGCCGTCCTGGACGCCGTGGCCAAGGCGCTCGCGGAGGGCGACCGGCCCGACGCGATCCTGCTGGCCTGCTTTGGCGATCCGGGGTTCGACGCCCTTGCGGAGGTCTGCGACATGCCCGTGGTGGGCTTCGCCGAAGCGGGACTGCACGCCGCCGCAGCGCTGTCCGGCCCCTTCATCGCCGCCACCCGGGGCCGCGTCTGGCGCGAGGTCATCCTGGAACTGGCGCAGAAGCTGGGGATCGCGGGCCATCTCGCCGGCGTCGAAACCATCGATCACCTGACGGACGACCCGACGCGGATCGCCGCCTTCCTGGCGACACGGGCGCGGGAGACCGGCGCCCGCCGGGTGCTGATGGGCGGGGCGGGGCTGATCCCAAACCACGACGCCATCGCCGCCGCGAGCGAAGTCCCGGTGCTGGACGCTCATCGCGCCGCCATCGAAAAGCTCGCCCGCTGCGCGGAAGCCGCAGGCGCGTCCGGTCGCCCGCGGCCCGACGCGGTGCAGGTCGCTGGCGTGTCCGGACCGCTTGAGCAGTTGCTGGCCAGGAGCGGCCTCGCCTTGCCCGCCGCGCCCGATTGA
- a CDS encoding MalY/PatB family protein, producing MTTAASEFDVIYDRSAYGSAKWANRWDEYAPAVESEGILSLWTADMDFRAPQPVIDRLVDAAQHGVYGYTLRDPAHFEIVRAWFSERHGWTPEVETLLPGPGVMPCVAAILRTFTQPGDGVIVQTPVYSPYFEVISGNGRRLLVNQLRLEGGRYHLDLENFEALARSGAKVFILCNPHNPSGHAWTFDELTALNAVCERYGLIVISDEIHCDIRLSAAPHVVFASISESARQRSFICLAPTKTFNLAGLQCAVVSAANPAWRARLFDTLRFSFMTNPNYFSRLGLEVAYREGGPWLDALTDYLRGNLDLVTRFAGASLPGLHPMRPDASFLVWIDARPVDDRVGDVKAFFLEQAKVNLYSGRVYGPGGEGFIRLNIGCPRPLLRDALNRMAEALGKT from the coding sequence ATGACCACGGCCGCGTCCGAGTTCGACGTCATCTACGATCGCAGCGCCTACGGATCCGCCAAATGGGCCAATCGGTGGGACGAGTACGCCCCGGCGGTCGAGAGCGAAGGAATCCTGTCGCTATGGACCGCCGACATGGACTTTCGCGCTCCGCAGCCGGTGATCGACCGGCTGGTCGATGCAGCGCAGCACGGCGTTTACGGCTACACCCTGCGCGACCCCGCCCACTTCGAGATCGTGCGAGCCTGGTTCTCCGAGCGTCATGGCTGGACGCCCGAGGTGGAAACCCTGCTGCCCGGTCCCGGCGTCATGCCCTGCGTCGCGGCGATCCTTCGCACGTTCACCCAGCCCGGCGACGGCGTGATCGTGCAGACGCCGGTCTATTCCCCCTATTTTGAAGTCATCAGCGGCAACGGGCGGCGTCTGCTGGTCAACCAACTCAGACTCGAGGGCGGTCGCTACCATCTCGACCTTGAGAACTTCGAAGCTTTGGCGAGATCCGGCGCGAAGGTGTTCATCCTGTGCAATCCACACAATCCGTCCGGCCACGCCTGGACGTTCGACGAGCTGACGGCGCTCAACGCTGTCTGCGAGCGATATGGTCTCATCGTCATTTCAGACGAGATCCACTGCGATATCCGGCTGAGCGCGGCGCCGCACGTTGTGTTCGCCTCGATCAGCGAGAGCGCGCGCCAGCGGTCGTTCATTTGCCTGGCCCCGACCAAGACCTTCAACCTGGCCGGCCTGCAGTGCGCGGTGGTTTCGGCAGCCAACCCCGCGTGGCGGGCGCGGCTGTTCGACACCCTGCGCTTCTCGTTCATGACCAACCCGAACTACTTCTCCAGGCTGGGTCTGGAGGTCGCCTATCGGGAAGGCGGCCCTTGGTTGGACGCGCTCACGGACTATCTCCGCGGCAACCTTGATCTCGTGACCCGTTTCGCGGGGGCGTCCTTGCCAGGACTGCATCCCATGCGGCCGGACGCCTCGTTCCTGGTCTGGATCGACGCTCGGCCGGTTGACGACCGGGTCGGCGATGTGAAGGCGTTCTTTCTCGAACAGGCGAAGGTCAATCTGTACAGCGGTCGCGTCTATGGGCCTGGCGGCGAGGGCTTCATCCGTCTCAACATCGGCTGTCCGCGACCCTTGCTGCGGGACGCCTTGAACCGCATGGCCGAAGCGTTGGGGAAGACATGA
- a CDS encoding SMI1/KNR4 family protein, translating into MPFDPASIIPPPPPGRVETLEDYFEITLPDDYKQFVATHNGAVPLENRFDVAGLERAVERFLPIIQDVEGHPLGWLDLEVVASQLDSRLTDDEDGENINLVPIAAVLAGDFIVLDYREGCEHPTIGLWDHEASEDFAPAVTTVAQTFNEFLSILR; encoded by the coding sequence GCCGCCGGGCCGGGTCGAGACGCTCGAGGACTATTTCGAGATCACGCTTCCTGACGACTACAAGCAGTTCGTCGCTACCCATAATGGCGCCGTTCCGCTTGAAAACCGCTTCGACGTCGCGGGTCTGGAACGGGCGGTCGAGCGCTTCCTGCCGATCATCCAGGATGTCGAGGGCCACCCTCTTGGGTGGCTGGACTTGGAAGTCGTAGCCTCACAACTCGACTCGCGCCTGACCGACGATGAGGACGGCGAGAACATCAACCTCGTCCCGATCGCCGCGGTGCTCGCCGGCGACTTCATCGTTCTGGATTACCGTGAGGGATGCGAACACCCGACGATCGGCTTGTGGGACCATGAGGCTTCCGAAGATTTCGCGCCGGCCGTGACCACGGTGGCCCAGACGTTCAACGAGTTCCTATCCATCCTACGCTGA